The following proteins are co-located in the uncultured Propionivibrio sp. genome:
- a CDS encoding IscS subfamily cysteine desulfurase has product MRLPIYLDNSATTPVDPRVADKMIPYLVEKFGNPASRSHAFGWEAEAAVEEAREEVARLVNADPKEIVWTSGATESDNLAIKGAANFYSGKGKHLITVKTEHKAVLDTCRELERTGFEVTYLDVQDNGLIDLDAFKAAIRPDTILVSVMFVNNEIGVIQPIAEIGEICREKGIIFHVDAAQATGKVEIDLAKLKVDLMSFSAHKTYGPKGIGALYIRRKPRVRLEAQMHGGGHERGFRSGTLATHQIVGMGEAFRIAREEMTSENAHIGALRDRLLKGLSDIPQVFVNGDLDRRVPHNLNISFAYVEGESMLMAIKDLAVSSGSACTSASLEPSYVLRALGRDDELAHSSIRFTIGRFNTQEEIDFAVKLLHEKIGKLRELSPLWEMVQEGVDLNTVQWAAH; this is encoded by the coding sequence TTGAGACTGCCCATCTATCTGGATAACTCGGCAACGACGCCCGTCGATCCGCGCGTGGCAGACAAGATGATTCCCTATCTCGTCGAGAAATTCGGTAATCCGGCCTCGCGCTCGCACGCTTTTGGCTGGGAAGCCGAGGCGGCGGTCGAGGAAGCGCGCGAGGAAGTGGCGCGGCTCGTCAATGCCGATCCCAAGGAAATCGTCTGGACCTCTGGTGCCACCGAGTCGGATAACCTCGCCATCAAGGGCGCCGCCAATTTCTATTCGGGCAAGGGCAAACACCTCATCACGGTGAAGACCGAGCACAAGGCCGTACTCGACACCTGTCGGGAGCTCGAGCGCACCGGTTTTGAAGTGACCTACCTCGATGTTCAGGACAATGGCCTGATTGACCTCGACGCCTTCAAGGCGGCGATCCGTCCCGATACGATTCTCGTCTCGGTGATGTTCGTCAATAACGAGATCGGCGTCATCCAGCCGATCGCCGAGATCGGTGAGATCTGCCGCGAGAAGGGCATCATTTTCCACGTCGATGCGGCGCAGGCGACTGGCAAGGTCGAGATCGACCTGGCCAAGCTCAAGGTCGATCTGATGAGTTTCTCGGCGCACAAGACCTATGGCCCGAAGGGCATCGGCGCGCTCTATATCCGTCGCAAGCCGCGCGTGCGCCTCGAAGCGCAGATGCATGGCGGTGGACACGAGCGTGGATTCCGCTCGGGTACGCTGGCGACGCACCAGATCGTCGGCATGGGCGAGGCCTTCCGCATCGCCCGCGAGGAAATGACGAGCGAGAACGCCCACATCGGCGCCTTGCGCGACCGTCTGCTCAAGGGCTTGTCGGATATTCCCCAAGTCTTCGTCAATGGCGATCTCGACAGGCGCGTGCCGCATAACCTCAACATCAGCTTCGCCTACGTCGAAGGCGAGTCGATGCTGATGGCGATCAAGGATCTGGCCGTGTCTTCCGGATCGGCCTGCACCTCGGCATCGCTCGAGCCGTCGTACGTGCTGCGTGCGCTCGGTCGCGACGACGAACTGGCGCACAGCTCGATTCGTTTCACGATCGGACGTTTCAATACCCAGGAAGAAATCGATTTCGCCGTCAAGCTGCTGCACGAAAAGATCGGCAAGCTGCGCGAACTCTCGCCATTGTGGGAAATGGTGCAGGAAGGGGTTGATCTTAACACCGTCCAGTGGGCTGCCCACTGA
- the iscU gene encoding Fe-S cluster assembly scaffold IscU, with the protein MAYSEKVLDHYENPRNVGSFGKEESGVATGMVGAPACGDVMKLQIKVGKDGVIEDAKFKTYGCGSAIASSSLVTEWVKGKTLDQALEIKNTQIAEELALPPVKIHCSILAEDAIKAAVADYKKKNGE; encoded by the coding sequence ATGGCATACAGTGAAAAAGTTCTGGATCACTACGAGAATCCCCGCAACGTCGGGTCCTTCGGCAAGGAAGAGTCGGGCGTCGCGACCGGCATGGTCGGCGCGCCGGCCTGCGGTGACGTGATGAAGCTGCAGATCAAGGTTGGCAAGGACGGCGTAATCGAAGACGCGAAGTTCAAGACCTACGGCTGCGGTTCGGCGATCGCTTCGTCATCGCTGGTGACCGAATGGGTCAAGGGCAAGACCCTCGACCAGGCGCTCGAGATCAAGAATACGCAGATTGCGGAAGAACTGGCGCTGCCGCCGGTCAAGATCCACTGCTCGATTCTGGCGGAAGATGCGATCAAGGCGGCGGTGGCCGATTACAAGAAAAAGAACGGCGAATGA
- the iscA gene encoding iron-sulfur cluster assembly protein IscA: MAVTLSERAATHVANYLSKRGKGIGLRLGVRTSGCSGVAYKLEFADVIEPEDVTFESHGVKVLIDAKSLAYLDGTELDYTREGLNEGFKFNNPNVKDACGCGESFTV, encoded by the coding sequence ATGGCGGTAACACTCTCGGAGCGGGCAGCGACGCACGTTGCCAACTATCTCAGCAAGCGCGGCAAGGGCATTGGTCTGCGTCTTGGCGTTCGCACCAGTGGTTGCTCGGGGGTCGCCTACAAGCTCGAGTTTGCCGATGTCATCGAACCCGAGGACGTGACTTTCGAGTCGCATGGCGTCAAGGTGCTGATCGATGCGAAGAGCCTCGCCTATCTGGACGGCACTGAACTCGATTACACACGCGAGGGCTTGAACGAAGGCTTCAAGTTCAACAACCCGAACGTCAAGGATGCCTGCGGCTGCGGCGAAAGCTTCACGGTTTGA
- the hscB gene encoding Fe-S protein assembly co-chaperone HscB, translated as MDFNADYFALFDLPRRFRIDAAQLDARYRDVQAQVHPDRFADADDAQRRLSLQWATRANEAYLALKKPLSRAIYLLELSGQGIDLADNRAMSAEFLVEQMEWRETVAEARAAQAAPELEDLDQRVRASIRAGYEELAELLDDRNDLMQAGDRVRRLMFLERLLVDIDEALEAVEA; from the coding sequence ATGGATTTCAACGCCGATTATTTTGCGCTGTTCGATTTGCCGCGGCGCTTCCGCATCGATGCTGCACAGCTCGATGCCCGTTACCGTGACGTTCAGGCGCAGGTGCATCCGGATCGTTTCGCCGATGCAGACGATGCGCAGCGGCGTCTGTCGCTGCAGTGGGCGACACGGGCCAACGAAGCGTATCTGGCACTGAAAAAGCCGCTGTCTCGCGCCATTTATTTGCTGGAACTCTCCGGGCAGGGCATCGATCTTGCCGACAATCGCGCCATGTCGGCCGAATTTCTGGTCGAACAGATGGAGTGGCGCGAAACGGTGGCCGAAGCGCGTGCCGCGCAGGCAGCCCCGGAGCTTGAAGACCTCGATCAGCGTGTCCGGGCCTCGATCCGCGCCGGTTATGAGGAACTGGCGGAATTGCTCGACGATCGCAACGACCTGATGCAGGCGGGGGATCGTGTGCGGCGCCTGATGTTCCTTGAACGCCTGCTCGTCGATATCGACGAGGCCTTGGAGGCCGTCGAGGCCTGA
- the hscA gene encoding Fe-S protein assembly chaperone HscA — MALLQISEPGESPAPHQHKLAVGIDLGTTNSLVATVRSGLSVVLADELGRPLLPSVVQYRADEAPVVGYEAQAVQAVDPRNVVVSVKRFMGRGLKDIAHRDSLPYAFDDAPGMVRLQTVAGIKSPVEVSADILRALRERAESALGGALVGAVITVPAYFDDAQRQATKDAAKLAGLSVLRLLNEPTAAAIAYGLDNAAEGIYAVYDLGGGTFDISILRLSRGVFEVLSTGGDSALGGDDFDQRIFCWILEAAKLKPLSAEDARLLLTCAREAKEYLTPHGVAPISARLGSGEVVDLKLTTEIFTEITQTLVSKTIQPVKKALRDAGLTIDDVKGVVMVGGATRMPQIQRAVAEYFKQQPLNNLDPDKVVALGAATQANLLAGNRAAGDDWLLLDVIPLSLGLETMGGLVEKIIPRNSTIPVARAQEFTTFRDGQTALAVHVVQGERELVSDCRSLARFELRGIPPMVAGAARIRVTFQVDADGLLSVSARETTSGVEASISVKPSYGLSDDEIASMLKDSMTHTRDDALRRAMKEAQVEAQRLIEAVQAALRSDGELLETEQRSRIEQLMTRLQAVSLGEDRVQINAAMNELEMQTKAFAALRMDKSIRKAFAGKRIESLTEEQTTDQTSGESA, encoded by the coding sequence ATGGCCTTACTGCAAATTTCGGAACCGGGCGAATCGCCGGCACCGCATCAACACAAACTGGCGGTCGGGATCGACCTGGGGACGACCAACTCCCTGGTGGCGACGGTGCGCAGCGGCCTTTCGGTCGTTCTCGCCGACGAACTTGGCCGGCCGCTCTTGCCCTCGGTCGTTCAATACCGAGCCGACGAGGCGCCGGTCGTCGGCTACGAGGCACAGGCCGTGCAGGCCGTCGATCCGCGCAATGTCGTCGTTTCGGTCAAGCGCTTCATGGGCCGTGGCCTCAAGGACATTGCCCACCGCGATTCTCTGCCGTATGCCTTCGATGATGCTCCCGGCATGGTCCGGCTGCAGACGGTGGCGGGCATCAAGAGCCCGGTCGAGGTGTCGGCCGATATCCTGCGCGCCTTGCGCGAGCGCGCCGAGAGTGCGCTCGGCGGTGCGCTTGTCGGTGCGGTGATTACTGTTCCGGCCTATTTTGATGATGCCCAGCGGCAGGCGACGAAGGATGCGGCCAAGCTGGCCGGGCTGTCGGTCCTGCGCCTGCTCAACGAACCGACGGCGGCAGCGATCGCTTATGGTCTCGACAACGCGGCCGAAGGCATCTATGCCGTCTATGACCTCGGCGGTGGCACCTTTGATATCTCGATCCTGCGCCTGTCGCGCGGCGTTTTCGAAGTCTTGTCGACCGGTGGCGACTCGGCGCTTGGTGGCGACGATTTCGACCAGCGTATCTTCTGCTGGATTCTCGAGGCAGCCAAACTGAAGCCGCTGTCGGCCGAGGATGCCCGCCTGCTGCTGACCTGCGCGCGCGAAGCCAAGGAATACCTGACGCCGCATGGCGTCGCTCCGATTTCGGCGCGGCTCGGCAGCGGCGAAGTCGTCGACCTCAAGCTGACGACCGAGATATTCACCGAGATCACGCAGACGCTGGTGTCGAAGACGATTCAGCCGGTGAAAAAGGCGCTGCGCGACGCCGGGCTCACGATCGATGACGTCAAGGGCGTCGTCATGGTCGGCGGCGCGACACGCATGCCGCAGATCCAGCGTGCTGTCGCCGAGTATTTCAAACAACAGCCGCTCAATAATCTCGATCCCGACAAGGTGGTCGCGCTGGGCGCGGCGACGCAGGCCAATCTGCTTGCCGGCAACCGCGCCGCCGGCGACGACTGGCTGTTGCTCGACGTCATTCCGCTCTCGCTCGGACTCGAGACGATGGGCGGACTCGTCGAGAAGATCATCCCGCGCAACTCGACGATTCCGGTCGCGCGTGCGCAGGAGTTCACGACCTTCCGCGACGGGCAGACCGCGTTGGCGGTTCACGTCGTGCAAGGCGAGCGCGAGCTGGTCAGCGACTGTCGCTCGCTCGCCCGCTTCGAACTGCGCGGCATTCCGCCGATGGTCGCCGGTGCGGCGCGTATTCGCGTGACCTTCCAGGTCGATGCCGATGGCCTGTTGTCCGTGTCGGCGCGCGAAACGACCTCGGGTGTTGAGGCCAGCATTTCGGTGAAGCCGTCGTATGGCTTGTCCGACGACGAGATCGCCAGCATGCTCAAGGACTCGATGACGCATACGCGCGACGATGCGCTCCGGCGTGCGATGAAGGAAGCCCAGGTCGAGGCGCAGCGCCTGATCGAAGCCGTGCAGGCGGCCTTGCGTAGCGACGGCGAATTGCTCGAAACCGAACAGCGTTCTCGCATTGAGCAGTTGATGACGCGTTTGCAGGCGGTTTCACTTGGCGAAGACCGGGTGCAGATCAACGCGGCGATGAATGAACTCGAGATGCAGACCAAGGCGTTTGCCGCGCTGCGTATGGACAAGTCGATTCGCAAGGCATTTGCCGGCAAGCGGATCGAATCGCTGACGGAGGAACAAACCACTGATCAGACTTCGGGAGAATCGGCATGA
- the fdx gene encoding ISC system 2Fe-2S type ferredoxin, with product MTQIIVLPHAEICPDGAVIEAKEGESVCQNLLDNGIEIEHACEMSCACTTCHVVIREGFNGLEPSDELEDDLLDKAWGLEPNSRLSCQAVVNETPLVIEIPRYSINMTREGKR from the coding sequence ATGACCCAGATCATCGTATTGCCCCACGCGGAAATCTGCCCGGACGGGGCTGTCATCGAGGCCAAGGAGGGCGAGTCGGTTTGTCAGAATCTGCTCGATAACGGTATCGAGATCGAGCACGCCTGCGAGATGTCCTGCGCCTGTACGACTTGCCACGTTGTCATTCGCGAGGGCTTCAACGGTCTTGAGCCCTCGGATGAACTCGAGGACGATCTGCTCGACAAGGCCTGGGGGCTTGAGCCCAATTCGCGCCTCTCGTGTCAGGCCGTGGTGAACGAAACGCCATTGGTCATCGAGATTCCGCGCTATTCGATCAACATGACACGGGAAGGGAAGCGCTGA
- the iscX gene encoding Fe-S cluster assembly protein IscX, with amino-acid sequence MKWTSVYDIAAELADSHPDVDPKKINFVDLMQWVIALPDFDDDPKHCGEKVLEAIQQAWIDEVD; translated from the coding sequence ATGAAGTGGACTTCCGTTTACGACATCGCCGCCGAGTTGGCAGATTCGCATCCCGACGTCGATCCGAAGAAGATCAATTTTGTCGATTTGATGCAATGGGTTATCGCTTTGCCCGACTTCGACGACGACCCCAAACATTGCGGCGAAAAGGTGCTGGAGGCCATTCAGCAGGCCTGGATCGACGAGGTCGATTGA
- a CDS encoding methyl-accepting chemotaxis protein, which translates to MLISRKIWLLVALAMATAAAISFFGLFGLRVVNTDVKGIAEESVPAMLKVSDMRSTYLGLIPKLYERAGTDDAAKGEALEKEINEGGQALIKQINGYADSITDEERKNDLTQAKLGLIAFITRMRQISALASQGENGMALDMIKRDIGPLHRDLAAAFDKLVKISIDDVNQHSSSADSAFKRTLMITISAAILGVGGIGVMGFFLGGSITKPLSAMQQAITQTSTELDFTRPIDVRSNDEIGKTLCAYNELLSRLRTSLSEVQSAAARMAEISEDVNQTTREITENSHAQNDASSSMAAAIEELTVSISMVASQAQEASQHTLKSRDTADSGAEVILATVQGIQTISDSVRQTSTRIDALRNDSEKISSVANIIKEIAEQTNLLALNAAIEAARAGEQGRGFAVVADEVRKLAERTTQSTQEISTLLGQMQSSAAHAVNSMSQAVRSVDVGVENAQRAGNSIQEIKEGSGTVVGSVEEISEAVREQSAATTSISQRIEQIAQMTERNTLAVETTAESVNRMSEMSREIAETLRAYKV; encoded by the coding sequence ATGCTGATTAGCAGGAAAATCTGGCTTCTGGTGGCATTGGCGATGGCGACTGCCGCGGCGATTTCTTTTTTTGGCCTGTTCGGACTCAGGGTCGTGAACACCGATGTCAAGGGCATTGCCGAAGAATCGGTTCCGGCGATGCTGAAGGTCAGCGACATGCGCAGTACTTATCTCGGGCTGATTCCGAAACTGTATGAACGCGCCGGCACCGACGATGCCGCCAAGGGCGAAGCGCTCGAAAAAGAAATCAACGAAGGCGGACAGGCGCTGATCAAGCAGATCAACGGTTACGCCGATAGCATTACGGATGAGGAGCGCAAGAACGATCTCACGCAGGCCAAACTGGGTCTGATTGCCTTCATCACGCGGATGCGGCAAATCAGCGCGCTCGCCTCGCAAGGCGAGAACGGCATGGCGCTGGACATGATCAAGCGCGATATCGGTCCCTTGCATCGCGACCTCGCCGCTGCGTTCGACAAGCTTGTGAAGATCAGCATCGATGATGTCAATCAGCATTCCTCCTCGGCCGACTCGGCGTTCAAGCGGACGCTGATGATTACGATATCAGCGGCCATCCTGGGGGTCGGCGGCATCGGCGTGATGGGCTTTTTCCTCGGCGGTTCGATCACCAAACCGCTGTCAGCGATGCAGCAAGCCATCACTCAAACCTCCACCGAGCTCGACTTTACCCGCCCGATTGACGTTCGCAGCAATGATGAGATCGGCAAGACGCTGTGCGCGTACAACGAGTTGTTATCGCGTTTGCGGACAAGCCTGAGCGAGGTGCAGTCTGCCGCCGCGCGCATGGCCGAGATTTCCGAAGACGTCAATCAGACTACCCGGGAAATTACCGAGAACTCGCACGCACAGAACGATGCATCGTCCTCAATGGCGGCTGCGATCGAGGAACTCACGGTCAGCATCTCGATGGTCGCCAGTCAGGCTCAGGAAGCCAGCCAGCATACGCTCAAGTCGCGCGACACCGCTGATAGCGGCGCCGAGGTGATTCTGGCGACGGTGCAGGGGATCCAGACGATTTCGGATTCGGTGCGCCAGACCTCGACGCGTATTGATGCGCTGCGTAACGACAGCGAGAAGATTTCTTCGGTCGCCAACATAATCAAGGAGATCGCCGAGCAGACCAACCTGCTGGCGCTCAACGCCGCGATCGAGGCGGCGCGGGCAGGTGAGCAGGGCCGCGGTTTTGCGGTCGTGGCCGACGAGGTGCGCAAGCTTGCCGAGCGGACGACGCAGTCGACGCAAGAGATTTCGACTTTGCTCGGACAGATGCAGAGCAGCGCTGCCCATGCCGTCAATAGCATGAGCCAGGCGGTGCGGTCGGTCGACGTCGGCGTCGAGAACGCGCAGCGTGCGGGCAACTCGATTCAGGAGATCAAGGAAGGATCGGGTACCGTGGTCGGTTCGGTCGAGGAGATCTCGGAGGCCGTACGCGAGCAGAGCGCGGCGACTACCTCGATCTCTCAGCGCATCGAGCAGATTGCGCAGATGACCGAGCGCAATACACTAGCGGTCGAGACGACGGCAGAATCCGTCAATCGCATGAGCGAGATGAGCCGCGAGATTGCCGAGACGCTGCGCGCCTACAAGGTCTGA
- a CDS encoding EAL domain-containing protein, with the protein MSVSAMTTPEPTLAQCIGLCLQARDQSGERLQRTLDSLEGMLARLSDDHCRGKAPTPPPQAPEQPIIQMDLAGYITDWNAAAESLFGYSHDEAVGQHILFLYADEPDTLNDGLHEFFLNEGSPVIEVRHRKKTGEVFRANLTLSRLVDDTGQAVGMAANMTTVSDLLSDEDRQRLHAHIIEYSDEGILITDSDEKIVSVNSAFSRITGYSSYEAIGRTPDLLRSGVHSADFRAEVRAAMRGAGAWQGEIIGRRKNGELFPQSVSIGVVRNPQGEVTHAFSIFSDVSVLRAAEQRMQQIVNYDSLTGLPNRTLFHQLADRMFASARRNDRNVALMVIDINRFTSVNDSLGLEIGDELLRQIAQRFRQALRDEDIIARFGGDEFVVALNIQKREHCGLVAEKLLETLHPLFAIGPHALHIEACIGIATLPEDGQNIDELQRAADVAMKRVQQINNSGYLFFGPAMNIRAKELWQLEGELRQAVKENALVLHYQPKASLRNGRIVGAEALIRWPHPVQGMIPPSRFVPLAEETGLIYSLGNWVIEAACRQIRDWMGDGTPLIPIAVNLSARQFDAQLPDRISEIVERNGIPPEMLRLEITESLLVRGAEIVIPIMNDLVARGFNLSLDDFGTGYSSLAYLKKFPISTLKIDRSFVIGVPQDKNDCAIAQAIVTMGKQLEHEIVAEGIENRAQMDFLRSLGCDQLQGYLFSPPVPADKLADMIRKDYRLSLE; encoded by the coding sequence ATGAGCGTCAGCGCGATGACAACGCCTGAACCCACGCTCGCCCAATGCATCGGATTGTGCCTGCAAGCACGGGACCAATCCGGCGAAAGACTGCAGCGGACGCTCGACTCGCTTGAAGGAATGCTGGCAAGACTCAGCGACGATCATTGCCGCGGAAAGGCACCGACCCCTCCACCGCAAGCCCCGGAACAACCGATCATCCAGATGGACCTGGCCGGGTATATCACCGACTGGAACGCAGCGGCGGAATCCCTTTTTGGCTACAGCCACGACGAAGCCGTCGGGCAACATATCCTCTTCCTTTACGCCGACGAACCGGACACGCTGAATGACGGGCTGCACGAATTTTTCCTGAACGAAGGCAGCCCTGTCATCGAGGTCCGTCACCGCAAGAAGACCGGTGAAGTTTTTCGCGCCAATCTGACCCTTTCTCGTCTCGTCGACGATACCGGCCAGGCAGTCGGCATGGCCGCCAACATGACAACGGTGAGCGATCTTCTCAGCGACGAGGACCGCCAGCGTTTACATGCCCACATCATTGAATACAGTGACGAAGGCATTCTGATTACCGACAGCGACGAGAAGATCGTGTCGGTCAATTCAGCCTTCTCCCGCATCACCGGATATTCTTCGTACGAAGCTATCGGACGGACACCCGACCTGCTTCGCTCAGGCGTGCACAGCGCCGACTTCCGCGCCGAAGTGCGTGCCGCGATGCGCGGGGCCGGCGCATGGCAAGGCGAAATCATCGGGCGTCGAAAGAACGGGGAATTGTTCCCGCAATCGGTATCGATCGGCGTCGTACGCAATCCTCAGGGGGAAGTCACGCACGCTTTTTCCATCTTCTCCGATGTCAGCGTACTGCGGGCCGCCGAACAGCGCATGCAGCAAATCGTCAATTACGACAGCCTGACGGGATTACCCAATCGCACGCTTTTTCACCAGCTGGCGGATCGGATGTTTGCCAGCGCACGCCGCAACGACCGCAATGTCGCACTGATGGTGATCGACATCAACCGCTTCACCTCGGTCAACGATTCGCTCGGGCTCGAAATCGGCGACGAACTCCTCCGCCAGATCGCGCAACGATTCCGCCAGGCTTTGCGTGATGAGGACATCATCGCGCGCTTTGGTGGCGACGAATTCGTCGTCGCCCTCAACATACAGAAGCGCGAGCACTGCGGACTCGTCGCCGAGAAACTGTTGGAAACATTGCACCCCCTGTTCGCCATCGGACCGCATGCTTTGCACATAGAGGCTTGCATCGGAATTGCGACGCTGCCGGAAGACGGTCAGAACATCGACGAGTTGCAGCGCGCCGCCGACGTGGCAATGAAGCGCGTGCAACAGATCAACAACTCCGGCTACCTGTTCTTCGGTCCGGCGATGAATATTCGCGCCAAGGAACTCTGGCAACTCGAAGGCGAACTGCGCCAGGCCGTCAAGGAAAACGCACTGGTCCTGCATTACCAGCCCAAGGCAAGCCTCCGCAACGGTCGCATTGTCGGCGCAGAAGCCTTGATCCGCTGGCCGCACCCGGTACAAGGCATGATCCCGCCTTCCCGTTTCGTGCCGCTTGCCGAAGAAACCGGCCTCATCTACAGCCTCGGCAACTGGGTCATCGAAGCCGCCTGCCGCCAGATTCGGGACTGGATGGGTGATGGCACCCCATTGATTCCGATTGCCGTGAATCTCTCCGCGCGGCAGTTTGACGCGCAGCTTCCCGACCGGATCAGCGAGATCGTCGAACGGAACGGCATACCGCCGGAAATGCTCCGTCTTGAAATCACCGAAAGCCTGCTGGTCCGCGGCGCCGAAATCGTCATCCCGATCATGAACGACCTCGTCGCCCGCGGGTTCAATCTGTCGCTGGATGATTTCGGCACAGGCTATTCGAGCCTCGCCTATCTGAAAAAATTTCCGATCTCGACCCTCAAGATCGACCGTTCATTTGTCATCGGCGTGCCGCAGGACAAGAACGACTGCGCCATTGCGCAGGCCATCGTCACCATGGGCAAGCAACTTGAGCACGAAATCGTTGCCGAGGGCATCGAGAACAGAGCGCAGATGGACTTCCTGCGCTCGCTCGGTTGCGACCAGTTGCAAGGCTATCTTTTCAGCCCGCCGGTGCCCGCAGACAAACTCGCCGACATGATCCGCAAGGACTATCGGCTGAGTCTGGAATAA
- a CDS encoding HDOD domain-containing protein, with product MTRSPLLIEPLADPSLRVGAIALYIDPEDDTGILALMKTEAFAALTSALPCLIPNDRVARMPAPIQEQLARTGCRFVAGDAIRTAAALDQIDLQPPCEWLGGRWFMTSGGQSGSTQSTSRGLELKLLQLVANEADTRDIEAVFRQDPVLSYHLLRLVNSIGMGVNRNISSFSQAILILGRQQLKRWLNLMLFSANRNDRRSALLLAHVTVRARAMELLAKAAGFDRQMQEQAFMAGMFSLLGTLFAMPLEKILVPLNLSKPLMSALLASEGDLGRMLKAIDAAEQFDAKALTAELVSLGVPLEDYNLLYVEAYQWMLGVVHERQRDDNA from the coding sequence ATGACACGTTCGCCACTGCTGATCGAACCCTTGGCCGATCCATCGTTGCGGGTCGGGGCGATCGCGCTGTATATCGACCCTGAAGACGACACCGGGATTCTGGCGCTGATGAAGACCGAGGCCTTCGCTGCGTTGACATCTGCCCTCCCCTGCCTGATCCCCAACGACCGCGTTGCCCGGATGCCTGCCCCGATTCAGGAGCAGCTCGCACGGACAGGCTGCCGCTTCGTTGCCGGTGACGCAATACGAACGGCCGCCGCACTCGACCAGATTGACCTGCAACCACCGTGCGAATGGCTCGGCGGACGCTGGTTCATGACTTCTGGCGGACAGAGCGGCAGCACCCAGTCAACATCGCGCGGACTTGAACTCAAGCTGCTTCAACTCGTCGCCAATGAGGCCGATACGCGCGATATCGAAGCTGTCTTTCGCCAGGACCCGGTGCTTTCCTACCACCTCCTTCGGCTCGTCAATTCGATTGGCATGGGCGTCAACCGGAACATCTCGAGTTTTTCGCAGGCGATCCTGATTCTCGGCCGGCAACAATTGAAGCGCTGGCTGAATCTGATGCTCTTTTCGGCCAACCGGAACGATCGTCGCTCGGCCTTGCTGCTCGCCCATGTCACGGTGCGCGCACGCGCCATGGAGTTGCTCGCCAAAGCAGCCGGGTTCGACCGCCAGATGCAGGAACAGGCGTTTATGGCGGGCATGTTCTCGCTTCTGGGCACACTCTTCGCGATGCCGCTGGAAAAAATTCTGGTTCCACTCAACCTGAGCAAGCCGCTGATGAGCGCCCTGCTCGCGTCGGAAGGGGATCTCGGCCGCATGCTGAAAGCGATTGACGCCGCCGAACAATTCGATGCAAAGGCACTGACGGCCGAACTCGTTTCGCTCGGCGTCCCACTGGAGGACTACAACCTGTTGTACGTCGAGGCTTATCAGTGGATGCTCGGCGTCGTTCATGAGCGTCAGCGCGATGACAACGCCTGA
- a CDS encoding glycine zipper 2TM domain-containing protein, producing MDNSSASRTHPLVIVAAVAVTVASLAATAWFAGYLPPRTEPAATAAPAPQAAAAAPAPVSTPTSEKKPAPVAKAHAQSDRDAPIPPPRQTERRSARRAPALAQPGFVAEAPMSDNTWGGRNADRVPPALQTPPVCRDCGIVESVREIRQEGEGSGLGAVGGGVIGGLLGNQIGGGRGKTVGAVVGAVGGALAGNEVEKNVRATHHYEIAVRFDDGNVRVFTQTQAPGLQRGERVRMVNGQLMPSP from the coding sequence ATGGACAATTCATCCGCATCCCGCACCCACCCGCTCGTCATCGTCGCCGCAGTCGCCGTTACCGTTGCCAGCCTGGCCGCAACCGCCTGGTTCGCCGGTTATCTGCCACCACGCACCGAACCGGCAGCCACGGCAGCACCGGCTCCGCAAGCCGCCGCCGCAGCCCCAGCTCCGGTATCCACCCCAACGAGCGAGAAGAAACCGGCCCCCGTCGCCAAGGCACATGCACAAAGCGATCGCGACGCACCGATCCCGCCTCCTCGTCAAACCGAGCGTCGTTCAGCAAGGCGAGCCCCTGCGCTCGCGCAACCCGGTTTCGTCGCCGAAGCACCGATGAGCGACAACACCTGGGGCGGACGCAATGCTGATCGCGTACCGCCTGCCTTACAAACGCCGCCCGTATGCCGCGACTGCGGCATTGTCGAAAGCGTGCGGGAAATTCGTCAGGAAGGCGAAGGCTCGGGACTCGGGGCAGTCGGCGGCGGCGTCATCGGCGGCCTGCTCGGCAATCAGATCGGCGGCGGCCGTGGCAAGACCGTCGGTGCTGTAGTCGGCGCAGTCGGCGGCGCACTGGCCGGCAACGAAGTTGAAAAGAACGTCCGGGCAACGCATCACTACGAAATCGCAGTCCGCTTTGACGACGGCAACGTTCGCGTCTTCACCCAGACGCAAGCGCCGGGACTGCAACGCGGCGAGCGCGTCCGCATGGTCAACGGCCAACTCATGCCGAGCCCTTAG